In Arachis hypogaea cultivar Tifrunner chromosome 2, arahy.Tifrunner.gnm2.J5K5, whole genome shotgun sequence, a genomic segment contains:
- the LOC112739287 gene encoding uncharacterized protein, protein MHVRIPRTCKRFCGLIVDLLRKSRVCAKDTNEVLIRIVEEPVMRHLPVNFSYSLSYSSKKVVHMDDYVSSLSDHMTPVFVVGAMVNGKVKEDHTHDYISVSDYPLGAKCCVGLICDALEQKWKLF, encoded by the exons ATGCATGTTCGCATTCCTCGAACTTGTAAACGTTTCTGTGGTCTCATAG TGGATTTGCTTAGAAAGTCTCGTGTATGTGCTAAAGATACAAATGAAGTACTTATTCGTATTGTTGAAGAGCCTGTGATGCGCCATTTACCGGTCAATTTCTCATATA GCCTCTCTTATAGCTCAAAGAAGGTGGTCCACATGGATGACTATGTTTCTTCCCTAAGTGATCATATGACGCCTGTTTTTGTG GTGGGTGCAATGGTAAATGGGAAAGTAAAAGAAGACCACACACATGATTATATTTCtg TTTCTGATTATCCACTTGGTGCTAAATGCTGCGTAGGCCTTATCTGTGATGCCTTGGAGCAGAAATGGAAGCTATTCTGA